CGCGCAGCCACGCCTCGAACGGCATCGGCTCACCCGTGCGCAGCACGCGTCGCACCGCGTCGTCGAGCCCCTCGAAGCCCGGCAGCCGACGCTGTCCGTCGACGGACACCCCCACCCGCCGGCCGAGGAGGTCCTGCTGCGGCCTGCCCATCACCGTCTCCATGGCGGAATTCGCGGACACCGCGAGCCCGTCGTGGTCGAAGAGAGCGATCGGCACGGGGAGCTGGTCCAGGGCCAACCGGCGCAGCCGGGCGGCGGGCTCCGGCACCGTGGCCGTCAGGAACCACTGCGTCCGGCCGGCGGAGTCCAGCAGGGGATGCGCCTCCAGCTCCAGCTCCACGTCGTGACCGTCCCGATGCCGTGCGTGCACGGGGCCGTGCCAGTCGGCCGGTTCACTCAGACGGCTCCGCGCCGAGGCGGGAAGGGACCGGGCCAGCAGGTCCGCCGCGCGGCGGCCGAGCACCTCGCCGTGCTCGTATCCGAGCACCCGTCGCGCGCCGACACTCCACGCGACCACCAGTCCCCTGGCGTCGACCGCGGCCGTGGCGACACCGTGCTCGCCCATCGTTCCTTCTCTCCGTACGACCGGAGCCGTGGTCCATGGGCTCACAGATCGACTGCGGGGCACTGCTTCCAAGCTTCATTGTGCGCCGGGCGCGCCAGACATGGCGCGCGACCACCCGGCACACCCGAGCCCCTACCCTGCCACGTCACCTGCCTCGCGGGCGCCCGGTTTCACGCCTCGTCCGGACACCGCGGCGGCCCCGCCCGCGCACGTGCCTCCGCCGGGCCGGGCGGTCGAGCCGGGCACTCCGGCTGTGGCGGCTCCACGTCGTTCGCGTTCGGTCACCGGTGCCGGACGGACAACTCCTGAAAATGCGGAGCGGCAGTGCGACCCGCGGCACGGGGGAACGAGGAGCCACGGGGAGCTGCCGGGCCCACCGGGGAGGGGCGGCGATGCCGCGCAGGGAGCGACCGCTGCACGACGACGGGGACGGTCCGTCAGTCGAATTCGCCACAGAATTAAGGCAGTTGGAGCGCACTGCCGGGAATCCGCCGTACCGGAGCCCGGCGGACCAGGCGCACTGCTCCATCTCGCCCCTCTCTTCCGCCGCGTCCGGACAGCGGCTGCCCACGCTGTCGGTGACGCCGGCCTACGTACGCGCCTGCGCCGGGGACACCGAGGAGTGGCGCGAGCGTCGGGCAGGACCGGGTCGGGCGAGCGGCTGCGGCGGGTGTCGGCCGCGACCGGTCGGGACAGGCACACGGCGGCAGGTGAACACGGTGGCGTTCGGCCCCGACGGACGAAACGACTGGCCACCGGAGGAGCCGACTTCACCGTACGGCTGGGACTCGAGCCGGGCGGGCCGGCCCAGCGGGACCCGGCGGCTCACCACGCACACCGACGCGGTCGACGCCGTCGCGTTCGCCCCCGACGGTCGCCGCCTCACCAGCGGTGGGACCGACGGCACCGTACGCCGGTGGGAGCCGGCGGTTTCCGGGGCCCCGCGCGAGGGGGGATGTGCTCAGGGGACACACCGGCAGCGTCCGGTCGCCGGCCTTCCGCCCCGGGGGCCGCACGCCGGCCGGCGGCGGCGAGGAGCAGAGCACCCGCCTCTGCGACCCGCCCGGGCGGCGTACCGTCCGACCTGCGGGGACTGAGCCCGCCGATCGTGAGGAGGACACCTTGGTGGAGTCAGGGGGCGGGGCGGCGGATGGGCGGAGGCGTCCGCGGGGGTTGTTCGTCGGGTTGTGCACGGTGGACGTCGTGCAGCTCGTCGACCGGGTGCCGGGGCCGAACGAGAAGCTGACGGCTCGTGAGCAGCTCGTGGCCGCGGGCGGCCCGGCGGCGAACGCGGCGGTGGCGTTCGCCCATCTGGGCGGTACGGCCACGCTGCTCACCGGGATCGGCCGCCATCCGCTGGGGGCCGCTGTCGCGGCGGATCTGGACCGGCTGGGCGTGACCGTGGTGGACCTGGCGGCCGACTCGGTCGAGCCGCCGGCCGTGTCCTCCGTGCTGGTGACCGCGTCGAGCGGCGACCGGGCCGTCGCCTCCACCAACGCGAGGGGCCGCCGGCTCGACCCGCCGGACGATCTCGACGCGTGGGTCGCGGCCTCGGACATCGTGGAGTTCGACGGCCACCACATGGAACTGGCCGTGGCCGCCGCCACCAGAGCGCGGGCGGCCGGTCGGCGCACCGTGCTCGACGGCGGCAGCTGGAAGGCCGGTACGGACAGGCTGTTGCCGTCGATCGACGTGGCCGTCGTCTCGGAGGACTTCCGTCCGCCCGGCAGGGACACACCGGGGTGCGGGCCGACCGACGCCCTGCGGTTCCTGCGCGACCACGGGGTCGTCTGGTCGGCGGTCAGCCGGGGCGGGCGGCCCCTCGTCTGGGCGGGGCCCGACGGCGGCGGCACGGTGGAGGTTCCCGTCGTGGAGGTCGCGGACACGCTGGGCGCGGGTGACGTCCTGCACGGGGCGCTCGCCCATGGCCTCGCGGGGCAGGACGGGCTGACGTCGCACGGCTTCGTCGGGGCCCTGCGCGGAGCGGCGGCGGTGGCCTCGCGGGCGTGCGCGTCGTTCGGGACGCGGGCGTGGATGCGGGGCGGTTGAGTGCACCGATCCGCCCGCAGCGGCATGTCGTGTTCACCGCTCTGCACACATATGAACGTCGTCGGCCTCCGTTCCGTCGCGGGAGGCCACGGTGGACGGCAGGGGGCTGACGGCGCGGGGGGCTGGGGTCGTCTCGCGGGCCACCAGGCAGTCTTCGAGGAACGCGAGCGCGCGCAGGTGATAGGCGCGGGCGGCCCGTCCGAGGCTGATGTTGTGTCCGGCCGCCGGTTGACGCTCGACGGTCACCTGCGGGGCGGCCGTGAAGTGCGCGACCAGATCGGCCAGGGCCTCGTCGTCATGGCGCCACCAGGCCTCGTGCTCGGCGAAGGTCAGCCGTACCGGCACGCGGACGCGCGGCGCGGTCGAGCGGAAGAGCAGCGGCCAGCGTGCCAGCTCGGCCCGTTCCAGGGCGGGCACGGGCTCGACGATCGAGCCGCTCTCCCGGAAGGTGCCCGAGGGATAGAGCCGCAGCGGCCCCCAGCTCCTGCGCAGTCGGCCGCCGTCGGGGGCGGTGGGCAGTTCGTGCGGCTCGACGGCGTACAGATGGCCGCAGCCCGAGATGTCGATCCCGAGCAGGTGCGGCGGGCCGGGATCGGCGGCCTGCGGCAGGTCGGCGGCTCGCGGCAGGTCGGCGGCTCGCGGCAGGTCGGCGGCTCGCGGCAGGTCGGCGGCTCGCGGCAGGTCGGCGGCTGCGGTGAGGGCCACCTTGCCGCCGTAGGAGTGGGCGAGCAGGAACAGCCCCGCGCCCGTGTCGTGCCGGGAGGCGAAGTCGCGCAGCGCCGCGCGCAGCGACACGGCCTGCTCCGCCAGCCCCTGCCCCTCGGGCAGCAGGGCGGCGGAATGCCGGTAGCCCGGCCGGTCCACGGCCAGGACGGTGTGGCCGAGGCTCGCCCCGAGCGTCAGCAGCGACTGCTGGGGGTGGGCCCGGCAGTCGAAGTAGCCCGCGTTCATGCCGCCGCCGTGCACCGCGACCACGACGGCGCGCGGGGAGCCGCCGGGCGGCTCGCTGAGCAGCGCGGAGAGCGGCAGCCCCGCCGCGTCCAGGGTGATCCCGCGTACCCCCTGCGGGGACTCGTGGGCCGGTCCGGTCATGGTCGTTCTCCTCCGCGGCCTCGGTGTCGGCGGGTGCGTGCGGGTCGTCGGCCGAGGTCAGGGTCTCCCGTCCCGCCGGTGGCCGCACCCGCGCCGTCGCGGGCGGGTGAACGACCGGGCCCTTGCGTCGGGGCGGGGCGCGGCGCGGCGCGCGTGTCGGCCGACCGGTCGGGTCACGGTACCGCGGGCTGTCGCCGCGCCGAAGACCGCTACCGGCAGGAAGCTGATCGGGAGTTCGCCGAGGCGCCGGGTCCTCGCCGTCGCGTCCCGGTTCACACCGCGGGAACGAGCTTGTCCGTGACGGGAGTCGACCACGGCGAAGGGCTCCCGCACGAGACGTACGAGGCCTGCGTCTCGTACTCGTGGGGAGCCCTTCTCCGCAAGGGGCGGAGCCGTCAGCCGACGCGGATCTCGGCGAGTTGCAGGCGGTACTTGGCGGACTCGTCGGTGGCGGGGCGGCCGAGTCTGGTGACCCTCAGCCGCAGGTGGCGGCCGGTGGCGGAGGTGAGGGTGTAGGTCTGGGCGGCTCCGTTGGGGTTGGGTTCGCCGGTGACGGTGCGCGCGGTGGTGTAGGAGGTGGCGCCGTCGAGGCGGGTCTGGATCGTGAAGTCGACCGGGAAGCCCGCCGTGCCGCCGCCCGCACCACTGGTGTCCGTGCGCGGGTGGAGGGTGACCGTGCCGACGGCCCGGTCCGCGCCGAGGTCGAGCTCGATCCACACGGGCGTGTCGCTGACATCGGCGGAGGCGAAGTCGATGCTGGTGAAGCCCTTGGCGCCGGCCGCGCTGGTGAGAGTGCCGTCCAGGACGCGGGTCTTGCCCCAGTCACCGTTCTCCAGCGTGCAGTTGCCGGTGACCGTGGTCGCGGCGGTGGGGACGGTGAGTTCGGCGAGCTGGAGGCGGTACTTGGCCGACTCGTCCGTGGCGGGGGCGCCGAGCCGCGTGGCCTGGAGCCGCACGTACCGGGCGGTCGTGGTCCTGAAGCCGTACGTCTGCACGCGGCCGTCGGGGTTGGCCTGCCCGGTGACGGTGCGGACGGTGGTGTAGGTGCCGCCGCCCTCGGGGCGGGTCTGGATCGTGAAGTCGACCGGGAATCCGGCCGTTCCACCTCCGGCGGCCGGGGTGTCGGTGCGGGGGAAGAGGCGTACGGCGTCGAGGTCGGTGTCGGCGCCGAGGTCGACCTCCACCCAGACCGGGTTGGCGCCGACATCGGCGGAGGGGAAGTCGTTGCTGGTGTAGCCCCGCGCGCCGCTGACGCTGGTGAGCTTGCCGTCGGTGAGCCGGTTCCTGCCCCACTCACCGTTCTCCAGGCTGTTGTTGCTGGTGACCGGACGGGCGAGCGCGAGGTTGTCGAGCCGGCCCGCTCCGGTGACCGTGAGCGTCCACGCGCCCGGCTGGAGCAGGAAGTAGACGTACGAGGCGTCCTTGCCGTCGTAGGTCAGCCCGCTGACGCCGCCGGTGGCGGAACCGCCGCTGAAGACCGTGGTGTCGCCCGCCTTGACCACGGGCTGCGCGCCGCCGTAGGTGGGCACGCCCACCCGGGCGGTCGTGCCGCCCGGCGATGTGAGGGTCAGGGTCGCCCTGGTGCCGTCGCGGGTGATCCCGAAGCGGATGTCGCCCTTGCCCGTGGGGACGACTGTGTTGATCTTCGTCAGAGTGCCGGTCTGCGGGACCACCTCGTACCTGCTCCAGCCGGGCGCGGTCGGGCGGACGCCCGCGGCGTAGGCGGACAGGGCGTACAGGGGGCCGCCGTTCCAGGCGTGGTTGTCCGTGCCGGCGGCCTTGTCCCACAGCTCCCACAGGGTGTGGCAGACGGGGTCGGTGACCTGGGCGGCGAAGCGGTTGCGCATCCGCTCCTCGGCGACCGTGGCCGCGCCCATGAGGTAGAGCGCTTCGAGGACGTAGAACTCCATGTACGGGCTGGCGTTGAGGTGCGTGCGCAGCACCTCGGTGACGGCCTTGTGGCGCGAGGCGGGGGCCAGGCCGGCGACGACGGCGAGGCCGTTGGCGCGGTCGTCGGTGTCACGGGTGTAGCCCGGTGAGCGGTACTCGCCCCGGGAGGAGTTCCACAGGACGCGGTCGAAGTTGGCCTTGATGCTGTCGCGCCGCGACTTCCAGCCCGCCACGTCGCCGGTGTTGCCGCTGAGGTCGGCGAGCTTGGCGGCGGTGTCCAGCGCGAGGTAGTACCAGCAGTTGTCGAGGACACGGGCGTCGATGTCGTTCCCCCAGTCCTCCCAGTCCCAGTCCCCCGCCCGGTGGTTGACCAGGCCGTCGCCGTCCAGGGTCCACAGGTCGAGGTACTTCTTCACCGCCGGGTAGGCGCCGGTGACGGCGCTCTCGTTGCCGGTGTAGAGGTAGTACGTCCAGAAGGACCACACCGAGGCGAGCATCTGGACGGGCAGTTCGGCGGTCCAGATCGTCGAGGGCACCGGGGAGTACAGGGCGCCGCCGGACTTCTGCCAGGCGGCGAGCTGGGCGATGGCCTTCTCGCCGAGGGCGTGGGACCTGGTGTCGAAGGTGTAGAAGCCCTCCTTGAGCTGGTTGACCACGTCCCCCCACCACTGGGCGCGCTCACGGGTGGGACAGTCCATGTAGTTGTCGCGCATGTTGACGTACATCGTGCGCGCGGCCTTGGTCCACAGCGTGTCCAGGAAGGGGTCACTGCTGCTGAACGACCCGGCGAAGTCGGTGTCGTAGCCCGACTCCCGGTACTTCAGCTCCAGGATCGTCACGTCGGCGGGGATCGTGTACCGCACCGCCGTACCGCTCATCCACGCCAGCGACTCGAACTCCTGCACCCCGCCGGCGCAGATGTAGGTGGCGCGCATGTTGTACTGCGTCCCCGGCTCGATCCCGGTCAGGCCCGCGCCGTCGTCGTAGTGGTCGGTCTGGATGCCGATCACGGCTCCGGCCGGTGCGTCCACCTTCAGGAACGGGGTCACCTGGATGTTCGACGGCAGCGTGGCCGAGATCCCGGTGGATCCGCGCCCCGTGGTCGGCAGCGACGAGGCGTTGGTGTACGTCCTCAGGCCGGAGTAACGGAACTGCGGGATCGGGCGCTCGACGAGGCCGTTCCAGGGTGCGGCGCCCGCGGCGCCGAAGTCGGTCGGCGCGGTCCAGGCGCTGTCGTCGAACCCGGGCGACCGCCAGCCGGACATGACGGCGGCGGCGCGGGCGTCGTAGTGCACATTGGACTCGGGCAACCGGAAGTTGACCTGCGTACCGCTGGTGTTGTTCGAGTAGCCGGGGTGGACTCGGTGCTTCCAGCCGGTGTCGCTGACCAGCCGGGTGGTGTTCGCGCCGACCTCGATGGCCGACTGGAACAGCAGCCCGCCCTTGCCGCTGCTGTTGTGCGAGAAGCCCTGCTTGCCGAAGTACCACACCAGCAGCGCCACGGTGTTGCCGCCGCTCTTCAGGTACGGGGCAAGGTCGATCTCGTCGTAGTAGGTGTCCGTGCGGTTGGGGCCGCGCTTGAGCCCGCCCTCGAAGACCACCAGGGTGCCGTTCACCCACAACCAGTACTTCGAGTCCGCCGCGATCTGCGTGACCGCCTTCGAGGGCGCCGCGGCGAGGGTGAACGATCTACGGAAGGCCACCCACTGGTTGGTGGCGCTGGTCGGGGCCCAGATCCACTTCGCGGTCCAGGAGACGGCTGCGGACGCGGTGGACGCGAGCCCGGGCAGCACAAGCGAGCCCAGGGTGGGCGCGAGGGCCACGGCTACGGCCGAGCGCAGGGTGGACCGGCGTGTGATGTCGGGCATGGCGGCTCTCCTACGGCGATGACTCGGTGCGGGTTGCGGCGGCGGATTGAATCGATTCAATCCGAGACCGTATGCGGCTCATTCGTAAAACGTGCCACACGGGGAACGCCCAAAGATTGAGGCGAGGAAGGCCGAGTCGTCAAGGAGTCTGCGAGTAACGTTCCGAAACGCCGACGAGGCAGAGCGGTGCGTGACGACGGAGGTGGGTCCCCCAGTGCAATCAACCGGCGGCTCGAAGCGAGTCACGATCGCCGATGTCGCGCGCAGCGCCGGGGTGTCCACCTCGGCGGTGTCGAAGGTGCTCAACAACGCCTACGGGGTGAGCCCGGCGATGCATGAGCGGGTGCGGACGGCGATGGCCGAGCTGGGCTACCGCCCGCACGCCGCCGCGCGAGGCATGCGGGGGCGTACGTACACGCTCGGCGTTCTCCTCGCGAGCATCCGCAACGCCTTCTACGCCGACCTCCTGGACGGCGTGAACACGGCGCTGCGCGAGACCGAGTACGCGCTCTTCCTCGGCTCCAGCGGCTCGTCCGAGATGGAGGACCAGACCAGGCTGATCCACGCCATGGTGGACCGGCGGATGGACGGCCTGATCCTGATCGCGCCCGCCGTGCGGCGCACGGAGGTGGTGCGCCTCGCGGCCGAGGTACCGACGGTGGTGATCGGCCACCACGACCCCTCCCCGGCGTACGACTGCGTGGTCAACCAGGACGGCACGGGCGTCGACCTGGTCATCGACCACCTCGTCGGCCTCGGGCACCGGGACATCGCCCACCTGTCGCATCCGACGGTGCGCGGCACCCAGTGGGAGCAGCGGCCCGAGCACCACGTCCGGGCCGCCTACCGTGCGGCGATGGCCCGGCACGGGCTGGCCGACCTGGCCCGGATCGTGCACTCCGGCTACTCCGACGAGGGCGGCTACCGGGGCGCGAGGGAACTGCTCACCTCCGCGCGCCCGCCCACCGCGATATTCGCCGGCGCGGACGTCGCCGCGACCGGCGTCTTCCGGGCCGTCGCGGAGCTGGGTCTGCGCATCCCCGAGGACCTGTCCCTCGCGGGATACAACAACACGTCGGTCGCGGCGCTGGCCCCGGTGAGCCTCACCAGCGTCGACCAGGCCGGCGCCCTGATGGGCGAGACCGCGGCCCGACTGCTGCTGGAACGTGTCGACGGACGACGCGACCGCGCCGTGGTCACGGCGTCGATCCCCCACCTGGTGACGCGGGGCAGCACGGCCCCGCCCCGTCGTCGGCCGCCGGCGCTCCGATAGGCCCCGTAGAACGTGGAACGTTCCACGCCGTCGGCCGACGTCAGCTGACGTCATCGGGCGCGCAGGGGGCCAGGGCCGACCACGAAGCCGGCGGTGACGGGCACCCTCCTGTCCGCTCGGCGTGGAGGGCCGTCGCGTCCTGTCCGATCGGCGCTCGATGGTCCTCGCCCGAGGGGCTCGCTCCGGGCTCGCTCCGGGCGGAACACGGCTCGGCGTCGGCGCAGCGGTCCGCGTTCCGGTCCTGACCCGCCTCCTCGAGGTGGGGCCGAAGCTGTCGCTTCGCCCGCGGCGCACGTCCGTGGTGCGATGGAACCGGGGCGGAAAGGAGAGCGATCATGCCCGCAGCGAAGCGAACGAGTGTCGCCGCCTCGGTGTCGGTCCGCCCGCTGGCCGAGCCGGACCTGGACCGGGCCGACGAGATCTTCAGGATCGCCTTCGGAACCTTCCTCGGGGCCCCGGAGCCGGAGACGTTCTTCGGGACCGCCGACTATGTCCGCACCCGCTGGGCGGCAGATCCACACGCGGCCTTCGCGGCGACCGTCGAGGGCGAGGTCGCCGGATCGAACTTCGCGACCGACTGGGGCAGCGTCGGGTTCTTCGGCCCGCTGACCGTCCGTCCGGACCTGTGGGACCAGGGCATCGGCAGGCGTCTGATGGAACCGGTCATGGCCTGCTTCGACACCTGGGAGAACCGCCACCTCGGACTGTTCACCTTCTCGCACAGTCCCAAGCACCTCGAGCTCTACCGCCGGTACGGCTTCTGGCCCCGCTTCCTCACAGCCATCATGAAGAAGCAGGTCACCGCCAGTGCCGCGGTTTCCGGCCGCGTGCTGTACAGCGGGCTGACCGCCCCCGAGCGGTCCGAAGCACTGAGCCTCGGTCGCGCACTGACGGGGGCCGTGTACGAGGGCCTGAGTTTGGAGCGCGAGATCATGGCCACACAGGCGCAGGGGCTCGGCGACACCATCCTCCTGGAGGGCGCCGGCTCGGATCTCGACGGTCTGGCCGTCTGCCACTGCGGAGCGGGGTCCGAGGCCGGGGAGGACGTGTGCTTCGTCAAATTCGGCGCCGTACGCCCCGGCCGGGACGCCGCGGACCGGTTCGAGCGGCTGCTGGACGCGTGCGAGCAACTGGCCGCCGAGAGGGGGCTGGGGCAACTGGACGCCGGAATGAACCTGGCCCGCCAGGACGCCTACCGGTCCATGGTCGACCACGGTTTCCGCACCTGGCTGCAGGGCGTGACCATGCACAAGCCCAACGAACCTGGCTACAGCCACCCGGACGCCTACGTGATCGACGACTGGCGCTGAGTCGATCGCCACGCTCGGCTTCGGGGAGCTCCCGCTTCCCCTGTGTCACGTCGTGGCTTTGGTGTTGGGCCGCGGAGCGCTTTCCTCGGGGTGCCTGGGTGCGGTGCTCCTCCCTGTCCTGCGGTCCATCTCTCGCCACTCCGGCCGCAGCCCCACCAGGTTCGTGGTGAGGAAGTACGCGGCCCCGCAGACCAGCAGCACCGGCACGAGTCCGGCGGAGGACACCACCGCCCCCGCGATGAGCCCGCCGAGAGGGATACCTGCCCAGGCAAGCGAGTCGCCGAGCGCACTGACCCGGCCCAGCATCGGGCGTGGGACCCGCTCGATGAGGACGGCCCCGATCACCGGGTTGAGGAAGCCCGCACCGAATCCACTGACCGCGAAGACGGCCAATACCGCTCCCAGCGGAGCGTCGGAGGCGAGGATCAGGAATCTTGGGGCACCGGCCAGCAGGAACCCGGCGAAGAACACGAGTCGGCGGCGCAGCCGGTGTGCGGCCATGGCCGCGATCAGGCTCCCTGCAACCGCCGCGGCCCCCATCGCGCCGCCGGTGAGACCGATCGCCGTCGGCCCGTTGCCGGACTCCTTGGCCCAGACGGGCATGAGAACCGTCGTGAACGCGGCGTCGAGCAGGTTGGTGATGCCCACCATGACGATGACGGTGAGCAGCAGCGGCTCGGTACGCAGGAAGGCGAAACCTTCGCCGAAGCGTTTCCAGTAGCCCGCCCTTGTCTCCCCTGCCCGCGACGAGGCGCCCTCGGCCGGCTCTCCCACTCGGCGAGGCAGCGCCAGTGCGATGATCACCGATCCGAGAGCGAAACAACCCGCGTTGACGAGAAGCACTGTCAAGGGGCCCAGGAGCGCCACCAACGAGCCACCGGCGACCGGTCCGACGGTAGAGGCGAGCCGCTCGGTCGCGCCGGACAGGCCGGTGGCCCGCTCCAGCCGCACCCCAGCGCGCTCGGCCGCTTCCGGGACCATGACTTCCTTGGCCAGGTCTCCGGGTCCGCGGGCGCCACCGATCACCGCGACCAGGACCAGCAGCAGCGGGAAGGACAACAGGTGCAGGGCGTGGAAGAGCGGGACGGCGGCGACGGCGGTCGCGCTGGTGAGGTCCGTGGTCCAGGAGACGGTCCGTGGGCCGACCCGGTCCACCAGTGGTCCGGTGAGCGCCTTGACCACCACGTAGGGAGCCACCTCGAAGAAGGCGACCAGCCCCGTGCGGGTGGCGCTGTCGGTCGTGACCAGGACGAACCAAGGCAGTGCGAGCGCCGAGACCCGGGTACCGGTCAGCGACACGGCCATCGCCGCCAATACCCCGCCCAGAGGCCGTAAGGACCGCCTTCTGGACATGTCGTCAGCGGCTAAGGCGTCCCCCGTCACGACGTCTCCGCTCCTGCCACGGTCTCCGGACCGGAGTGCACCTCCGGCGCGGCGGGCGCGTCCAGTTCCGGCAGGATGTGTGCGATGACGCCGACCCGCTGGGCCCCCTCGGGGGCAGTCGCCGCCGCCTCGGGCGTGTCTTTCCGGTACCGGGCGATCACGTCCCTCAGTTCCTGCCGCATGCCGACGGCCTCTTCGGGCGTGAGCCGCAAGGCCCAGTCGCTCATGTCGAAGGTGTCCCGCCACGCGCGGGGCATCGTCTGCAGCTCGTTCAGCGTCTGCTGAGCGCGCAGGGTGTAAGCGGTGGCGACGGACTGCAGAAAGGCCATGGTGGCCTCGGGCTCTCGATCGACCAGCTCTCGGTCGTTGAGCTCGGTCATCTGATGCACCGAACGCCACCAGCGCTCTCGCGCGTTGCCGCGCTCGGTGTCCTCCTCGACGAAACCAGCCGCGCCCAGCTGGCGCAGGTGATAGCTGGCCGTCCCGGAGTTGACCCCAAGCCGCTCGGCGAGTCGGGTGGCTGTCGATGGGCCGTACTTCCGCAGCAGCCCGATCAGCTGCACGCGCACCGGATGCGCCATGGCGCGCAGGCCCTTGGCGTCCAGAACAACGGAGTTCTCTTCAGCGCTCCGGCCGTCGGGCCTCTTCGTCACGTCGGTCACAGCACAGAGAGTAAACCGCAAAGGAGTCTTCGCAAAGAGTTCTTCGCGAAGAACTCTTTGCGAAGACTCCTTTGCGGCAAACCCTTGCAGTTCGGAGCGAAGGCGACGTCCGCAGCAGACGAACCCGCGTTCATCTCCCCGGCGCACGGGCCGCCAACGCCTCCAGCAGCAGGTCGACCGCGTCCTCGAAGGAGCTGTCGCCCATGCTGCGCAGGCTGTGGCGTACGGCGGTCAGGGCCGGGTACGACGCCGGATCCAGCCCCTGGTAGACCTCGCTCCACGCCCTCTCGTCCGCCTCGCGCTGCCCGCGCGGGAGCGCCAGGAGAGCCGCCTCCATGGCCGCGTGACTGAGCACGGTGTCGATGAACGTCAGATACATGCGGGGCGCGTCGGCGGGCCCGAAGCCCGCCGCGAGCAGCAGGCCGATGCCGGTGTCCACGGCGCGGATCTCGTTCGGGCGCCGGGTGACCCGGTACGAGGCGAAGGCTGCCGCGCGAGGGTGGGCGAGATACCCGTCGCGGACCCGCAGCGCCATGTCGCGCAGGGCGGCCACCCAGTCGTCCCCGGGGACGAAGCCCGCCATCGCGTCGCCGATGATGCGGTCCGCGATGGCGAGCACCAGGTCGTCCGTGCCGTGGAAGTAGCGGTAGAGGGCGCTGGGGTCGCAGCCCAGGGCGGTGCCGAGCCGGCGCACACTGAGGGCCTCCGGGCCGTGCTCACCGATCAGCCGCAGCGCGGTCTCCACGATCAGCTCCTCCGACAGCACGACGCCCGAGCGGGTGGGGCGGCGGCGGCTGCGTTCCTGCGGGACACGGGTGGACATCGAGGGACTCCTGTCGGTCGGGAGGCGTACCGGCAGTGAAGGGGTCGGGTGCCCTTATGTCAACAGCATTGACGCAAGACGAACGCCGGGTGTTCCATCACAGTCCCGCGCGGCTCTCACCTCGTCACCCTCCCCACGAGGAGCCTCCATGTCATCCACCCCACTGCGCCGCTCCCTCGGCGTGGTCGACGGCGTCGCCATCGCCGCCTCCAGCACGGCCGCCACCACCAGCATCGCCATCGGCATGGGCACGATCGCGACCATCGTCGGCCTCCAGGGGCCGGCCCTCCTGCTCCTCGCCTTCCTGCCCGTGCTCGGCATCGCCACCGCCTATGCGCGGCTCAACCGCTCGGAGCCGAACTGCGGCAACGGCTACGCCTGGGTCGGCAGGACCCTCGGACCGTGGCCCGGCTTCCTGACCGGCTGGGTCACCATCGCCGGCTCGGTCGTCTTCTGCGCCTACACCAGCGCCGTCATGGGTTCGGTCGTCCTGATCTTCGCCAACAAGGCCGGACTGAACAGCCTGGCGGGCATCGCGCTGGATCCGACGTCCACCGGCGTCAGCACGGCCGTCGGGCTGGTGCTCCTGCTCGGCCTGACCGCCCTCGCCGTCACCGGCACCCGTGCCACCACCCGCTTCCAGTTCGCGCTGCTGGTCT
The DNA window shown above is from Streptomyces akebiae and carries:
- a CDS encoding TetR/AcrR family transcriptional regulator, which produces MSTRVPQERSRRRPTRSGVVLSEELIVETALRLIGEHGPEALSVRRLGTALGCDPSALYRYFHGTDDLVLAIADRIIGDAMAGFVPGDDWVAALRDMALRVRDGYLAHPRAAAFASYRVTRRPNEIRAVDTGIGLLLAAGFGPADAPRMYLTFIDTVLSHAAMEAALLALPRGQREADERAWSEVYQGLDPASYPALTAVRHSLRSMGDSSFEDAVDLLLEALAARAPGR
- a CDS encoding MFS transporter; protein product: MAVSLTGTRVSALALPWFVLVTTDSATRTGLVAFFEVAPYVVVKALTGPLVDRVGPRTVSWTTDLTSATAVAAVPLFHALHLLSFPLLLVLVAVIGGARGPGDLAKEVMVPEAAERAGVRLERATGLSGATERLASTVGPVAGGSLVALLGPLTVLLVNAGCFALGSVIIALALPRRVGEPAEGASSRAGETRAGYWKRFGEGFAFLRTEPLLLTVIVMVGITNLLDAAFTTVLMPVWAKESGNGPTAIGLTGGAMGAAAVAGSLIAAMAAHRLRRRLVFFAGFLLAGAPRFLILASDAPLGAVLAVFAVSGFGAGFLNPVIGAVLIERVPRPMLGRVSALGDSLAWAGIPLGGLIAGAVVSSAGLVPVLLVCGAAYFLTTNLVGLRPEWREMDRRTGRSTAPRHPEESAPRPNTKATT
- a CDS encoding ArsR/SmtB family transcription factor, with amino-acid sequence MTDVTKRPDGRSAEENSVVLDAKGLRAMAHPVRVQLIGLLRKYGPSTATRLAERLGVNSGTASYHLRQLGAAGFVEEDTERGNARERWWRSVHQMTELNDRELVDREPEATMAFLQSVATAYTLRAQQTLNELQTMPRAWRDTFDMSDWALRLTPEEAVGMRQELRDVIARYRKDTPEAAATAPEGAQRVGVIAHILPELDAPAAPEVHSGPETVAGAETS
- a CDS encoding GNAT family N-acetyltransferase, producing the protein MPAAKRTSVAASVSVRPLAEPDLDRADEIFRIAFGTFLGAPEPETFFGTADYVRTRWAADPHAAFAATVEGEVAGSNFATDWGSVGFFGPLTVRPDLWDQGIGRRLMEPVMACFDTWENRHLGLFTFSHSPKHLELYRRYGFWPRFLTAIMKKQVTASAAVSGRVLYSGLTAPERSEALSLGRALTGAVYEGLSLEREIMATQAQGLGDTILLEGAGSDLDGLAVCHCGAGSEAGEDVCFVKFGAVRPGRDAADRFERLLDACEQLAAERGLGQLDAGMNLARQDAYRSMVDHGFRTWLQGVTMHKPNEPGYSHPDAYVIDDWR
- a CDS encoding LacI family DNA-binding transcriptional regulator, whose amino-acid sequence is MQSTGGSKRVTIADVARSAGVSTSAVSKVLNNAYGVSPAMHERVRTAMAELGYRPHAAARGMRGRTYTLGVLLASIRNAFYADLLDGVNTALRETEYALFLGSSGSSEMEDQTRLIHAMVDRRMDGLILIAPAVRRTEVVRLAAEVPTVVIGHHDPSPAYDCVVNQDGTGVDLVIDHLVGLGHRDIAHLSHPTVRGTQWEQRPEHHVRAAYRAAMARHGLADLARIVHSGYSDEGGYRGARELLTSARPPTAIFAGADVAATGVFRAVAELGLRIPEDLSLAGYNNTSVAALAPVSLTSVDQAGALMGETAARLLLERVDGRRDRAVVTASIPHLVTRGSTAPPRRRPPALR